GTGGACACTCGAGTTCACCGCGCCCGTCTCGTCCGACCCGGTGACGACGTGGTGGTACGACGTCACGACGGACGCCGCCCACGACGGCTACGCCCACTCGGGGGCGCGCATCTACGACCCCGCGAGCGGCGCCCTCGTCGCCATCAGTCGTCAGACGGTGGCGTTGTTCGGCTGACGTACACGCGAACCAACGACGTCAGGACGCGTCGGACGCCGCCTGCAGGTGGTGGTGGATGACCTCGTCGATGACGAATCGGAGGAACTTCTCGCTGAACTCGGGGTCGAGGCCCGATTCGGCGGCGAGGCCGCGCAAGCGGGCGACCTGACGCTCCTCGCGCGACGGGTCGGCGGGCGGCAGCTCGTGCGTCGCCTTGTACTCGCCGACGGCCTGCGTGATGCGGAAGCGTTCGGCGAGCATGTGGATGATCGCCGCGTCGATGTTGTCGATGCTGCGTCGGTACGCGCCCAGCACCGCGTCGGACGTGCCCGCGACCGAGCCGTGCAGACCGCCGTCGCCCGCGGTCGCGCTCGCGCCGCCGTCGGGGCCGTCGCTCGCCGGCAGCGCGGCGTCAGGGGTGTGGGTCATGTCGTCCTCGCTCCGTCGTCACTCGTGTCTCGCGTCAGCGCACGTCGAGCACAGTCATGCGGTGCGCCGCACGAGTCAGCACAACATAGAGAACGCGCGCGCCGCCAGGTGACTCGGCGGTGATCTCATCGGGGTCGACGACGAGCGTCGCGTCGTACTCGAGGCCCTTCGTCGACATCGGGTCGATGACGACGACGCGGCCCGCTGCGCCGTCGAGCTCAGCCAGCGCCTGCCGCCACGCCGCGGGCGCGATGACGGCGACGCTGCCGTCGACCTGCTCGAGCAGGTCGCTGACGGCTTCGCGGGCGCGGGCGATGACGTCGTCTCGGCTCACGTCGATCGAGACGGGGTGAATGCCGGTCTCGCGCACGGCTTCGGGGATGTCGGCGTCGGGCACGTAGCGTCGGATGAGGTCGGCCGCGAAGTCGAAGATCTCGCGCGCGTTGCGGTAGTTCGTCGTCATGTGGAAGCTCTGACGCTTCTTCGTCCCGAAGGCCTCCTCGCGTGCCTCGGCGGCTTCGTCGAGGTCGGGCCACGACGCCTGCGCGAGGTCGCCGACGACGGTCCACGACGCGAACTTTCCGCGCCGACCGACGGCGCGCCACTGCATCGGCGACAGGTCCTGCGCCTCGTCGACGAGGACGTGACTGTATTCCTCGGCGCGCGTGAGGCGCCCGGCGAGCAGGCGCTCGCGGGCGTCGGCGGGCGTCACCTCGAAGCCGACCTCGCCGCCCTGACGGCGCGATCCGGTCACCTCGACCTCGTGGACGCCGTACTCGGTGAGGTTGTCGAACTCCTCGATCTCGTAGAAACCACGCTCCTCGCGGGCGGCCTCGGGCACCTCGGCGAGGCGGGCGAGCAGGTCGTCGACGAGCGCAACGTCGGCCACGGACCACTCGCCGCGCTCGACCGCGACGGCGATCGACGCGACGAGTTCCGCCTGCTCACCAATGCTCAGCACGCCGCGTGCATAGCGCGCGAGCCGGTCGGCGTCACCGAGCCACAGCAGCACGTGACGCGGGTCGATCGGGCGCCACCAGTCGGCGACGAACGCCTCGACGTCGCGCGAATCCTCGAAGCGGTCGACGAACTCGGGGCGCTCCAGGTTCGTGTGCTCGCGCACCTGCAGCCACGCCGCGGCCGCGAGGGCCTCGACGACGTCGGCGGGGTTGCCGGCGAGCTTGTTGTGCTGGTGGTGGCTGAGCAGGCTCGCGCGGATGCGGCGCAGCTCGCGCTCATCGAGGTGGACGGCGAGGCCCGCGACCATCGTGCGCAGGCTCGTCGCCGCGTCGGGCGCGACGTCCTTCGCGGCGCGCGAGAGCACCTTTCGGATGCGCAGCCCACCCTTGACGGCGGCCGCGGCCGGCGCGTCGAGGCGCGTCGCCGTCAGCCCGCCGACGAGGTCGCCGAGCGCGCGCAGCGCCACCGAATCCTCGCCGAGCGACGGCAGGACGCGCTCGATGTACGCGGTGTAGGCGGCCGACGGGCCGACGACGAGGATGCCGCCCGACTCGAATCGGCGCCGATCCGAGTAGAGCAGGTAGGCCGCGCGGTGCAGCGCGACGACGGTCTTGCCCGTGCCCGGCCCACCCGTGATGAGGGTGACGCCGCGCGCGTCGGCGCGGATCGCCTCGTCCTGGTGGCGCTGGATCGTCGCCACGATGTCGCGCATCCGCGCCCCGCGCGAGCGCGTCAGGGCGGCCATGAGCGCGCCGTCACCGACGACCGTCATGCCCTCCGGCGCCTCCACCGTCATGAGGTCGTCCTCGACGCCGAGGACGCGAGCGTCACGGCAGCGCAGCACGCGGCGGCGCACGACCTTCTCCGGGGCGACGGGCGTCGCGCGGTAGAACGGTGACGCCGCCGGCGCGCGCCAGTCGATGACGAGCGGTTCGTACTCGTCGTCACGCACGCCGAGGCGGCCGATGTAACGCACCTCTAGGTCGTCACCCGAGCCGGTGGAGACGAACCCGCCGGGGGCGTCGTTCGCGTCCGCACCCGCCGTCATCGCGTGGTCGAGGTCGAGGCGCCCGAAGACGAGGCCCTCGAACTGCTGCTCGAGTGTCGCGCGTCGCTTGCCGGCGGAGAACATGAGCGCGTCGCGCTCGAA
This region of Dermacoccus nishinomiyaensis genomic DNA includes:
- a CDS encoding chorismate mutase; translation: MTHTPDAALPASDGPDGGASATAGDGGLHGSVAGTSDAVLGAYRRSIDNIDAAIIHMLAERFRITQAVGEYKATHELPPADPSREERQVARLRGLAAESGLDPEFSEKFLRFVIDEVIHHHLQAASDAS
- a CDS encoding HelD family protein, which gives rise to MSTVEGRPAGQVDELPDEVTREIAIEQAHVERVYAELAKAGERVGIVESEGLARGRASRSGDMRDEEKAGLFERDALMFSAGKRRATLEQQFEGLVFGRLDLDHAMTAGADANDAPGGFVSTGSGDDLEVRYIGRLGVRDDEYEPLVIDWRAPAASPFYRATPVAPEKVVRRRVLRCRDARVLGVEDDLMTVEAPEGMTVVGDGALMAALTRSRGARMRDIVATIQRHQDEAIRADARGVTLITGGPGTGKTVVALHRAAYLLYSDRRRFESGGILVVGPSAAYTAYIERVLPSLGEDSVALRALGDLVGGLTATRLDAPAAAAVKGGLRIRKVLSRAAKDVAPDAATSLRTMVAGLAVHLDERELRRIRASLLSHHQHNKLAGNPADVVEALAAAAWLQVREHTNLERPEFVDRFEDSRDVEAFVADWWRPIDPRHVLLWLGDADRLARYARGVLSIGEQAELVASIAVAVERGEWSVADVALVDDLLARLAEVPEAAREERGFYEIEEFDNLTEYGVHEVEVTGSRRQGGEVGFEVTPADARERLLAGRLTRAEEYSHVLVDEAQDLSPMQWRAVGRRGKFASWTVVGDLAQASWPDLDEAAEAREEAFGTKKRQSFHMTTNYRNAREIFDFAADLIRRYVPDADIPEAVRETGIHPVSIDVSRDDVIARAREAVSDLLEQVDGSVAVIAPAAWRQALAELDGAAGRVVVIDPMSTKGLEYDATLVVDPDEITAESPGGARVLYVVLTRAAHRMTVLDVR